In Gossypium hirsutum isolate 1008001.06 chromosome D06, Gossypium_hirsutum_v2.1, whole genome shotgun sequence, one genomic interval encodes:
- the LOC107940084 gene encoding G-type lectin S-receptor-like serine/threonine-protein kinase LECRK3: protein MAFLVLLLLLNFVLNATNAQSTSSIIKPGSSLSPINNPYLLSPSGQFAFGFYRYKNGYSVGIWFENIQQKTIVWTDNRDASPYPSDVTLVLTTEGTLIVRPKQGQDVLIADTSSDDVSRLATSASMLDSGNFVLLNSSGGIVWKSFDFPTDTILPGQRLAVTGKLVSSVAVSDHGSGKFLILMQTDGNLVQYPVGAVELGAGYWDTETFNAGNGVNLNLDGNGHLYLLNDTGFNIKSINTNYVNASGKSVYRATIDTDGIFRLYSHSSNRFDDWYTEWSSSNDRCNPLGLCGENSYCVMMDEEPVCQCPFHFDFINEKRQELGCRKNYSLVACDTRNDQTFDFLEVNDVSWKDDAYLSLSSKTKNSCRDECYRDCSCEAAVFKNELCKMMKLPVTVWEERIKWSSYHIFKDWRRTCWC from the coding sequence ATGGCGtttcttgttcttcttcttcttttaaattttgtacTTAATGCAACAAATGCTCAATCAACAAGCTCTATTATCAAACCAGGTTCTTCTCTTTCACCCATTAATAATCCATATTTGCTATCGCCGTCCGGCCAGTTCGCTTTCGGTTTCTACCGATACAAAAACGGCTACTCCGTAGGAATATGGTTCGAAAACATCCAGCAGAAAACAATTGTATGGACGGATAACCGAGATGCCTCGCCGTACCCTAGCGATGTCACATTGGTTTTAACCACCGAAGGTACCCTTATTGTTCGACCAAAGCAAGGTCAAGACGTACTCATTGCCGATACTAGTAGTGATGACGTGTCACGGTTAGCAACTTCGGCCTCGATGCTCGATTCGGGTAACTTTGTTTTGTTGAATTCGAGTGGTGGCATCGTATGGAAGAGTTTTGATTTCCCGACCGATACCATTTTACCAGGACAACGTCTAGCGGTGACCGGTAAGCTCGTTTCGAGTGTTGCCGTGTCGGATCATGGTAGCGGAAAATTTCTAATTCTTATGCAAACTGATGGGAATTTGGTTCAATACCCTGTTGGAGCAGTGGAACTTGGTGCTGGTTATTGGGATACTGAAACATTTAATGCTGGAAATGGTGTGAACTTGAATCTTGATGGTAATGGTCACCTATATTTGTTAAATGATACCGGGTTCAACATCAAAAGTATTAATACGAACTATGTTAATGCCTCGGGTAAGTCCGTGTATCGTGCAACAATCGATACGGATGGTATATTTCGATTGTACTCACATAGTTCTAACCGATTTGATGATTGGTACACCGAATGGTCATCCTCTAATGATAGATGTAATCCTTTGGGCTTGTGCGGTGAGAATAGTTATTGTGTTATGATGGATGAGGAACCCGTTTGTCAATGTCCTTTTCATTTCGATTTTATCAATGAGAAGCGACAGGAATTGGGTTGCCGAAAGAACTATAGTTTAGTTGCTTGTGACACAAGAAATGACCAAACTTTTGATTTTCTTGAGGTGAACGATGTGTCTTGGAAAGATGATGCGTATTTGAGTCTCTCGTCGAAGACAAAGAACAGTTGTAGGGACGAGTGTTATCGAGATTGTAGTTGCGAAGCTGCTGTCTTCAAGAACGAGTTGTGCAAAATGATGAAGTTGCCCGTTACGGTTTGGGAGGAGAGGATTAAGTGGTCAAGTTACCACATTTTTAAAGATTGGAGGAGAACTTGCTGGTGTTGA
- the LOC107940085 gene encoding G-type lectin S-receptor-like serine/threonine-protein kinase LECRK4 — protein sequence MDMLIISVAMACLTLGFLVVATIGVRKHRAHVRKYKRVLRLVNNRVAEDVALKSFSFEELKDATNNFVDVIGKGAYGTVFKGVIFDGERTVAVKRLEKVVAEGERDFLNEMKAIGKTHHKNLVRLLGYCYDGTNRLLVYEYMKNGSLADFLFKSRLKVNWEGRVEVVLSIARGLCYLHEECETQIIHCDIKPENILMDDKGYAKIADFGLAKILMPNQSRTYTEIRGTRGYVAPEWHRNLPITVKADVYSFGIMLFEIICCRRSVEADVPENEQVLAYSAHDCFKANEVEKLVQNEFVEKSKLEKMVKVGLWCTQDEASCRPSMKKVILMLEGTVNIPDPPLLSSFVSSP from the coding sequence ATGGATATGTTAATCATTAGTGTTGCCATGGCATGCTTGACGCTTGGGTTTCTAGTTGTAGCAACGATCGGCGTTCGAAAGCATCGTGCTCATGTTCGAAAATACAAGCGTGTTTTGCGTTTGGTAAACAATCGAGTTGCTGAAGATGTTGCCTTGAAATCATTTTCCTTCGAGGAGCTTAAAGATGCAACCAACAATTTTGTGGACGTGATCGGTAAAGGAGCTTACGGGACGGTTTTCAAAGGGGTGATATTCGATGGCGAAAGAACAGTAGCCGTCAAGAGACTGGAAAAAGTGGTGGCCGAAGGTGAAAGAGATTTCCTGAATGAAATGAAAGCCATCGGGAAAACACATCACAAGAACCTCGTTCGATTGCTCGGTTATTGCTACGACGGGACTAATAGGCTTCTGGTTTACGAGTACATGAAAAACGGTTCTCTTGCagattttcttttcaaatcgaGATTAAAGGTAAATTGGGAAGGAAGAGTCGAAGTAGTATTGAGTATAGCGAGAGGACTTTGTTACTTGCATGAAGAATGCGAGACTCAGATTATCCATTGCGATATCAAACCCGAAAACATCCTAATGGACGACAAAGGGTACGCGAAAATTGCAGATTTTGGATTAGCCAAGATATTGATGCCTAACCAATCTAGGACATACACTGAAATCCGAGGGACGAGGGGATACGTTGCCCCAGAGTGGCATCGAAACTTACCAATAACCGTGAAAGCCGATGTTTATAGCTTCGGAATAATGCTGTTCGAGATCATTTGTTGTAGAAGGAGTGTGGAAGCGGATGTTCCGGAAAACGAACAAGTTCTTGCATACTCGGCACATGATTGTTTCAAGGCTAATGAAGTGGAGAAGCTGGTGCAAAATGAATTTGTGGAGAAGAGTAAATTGGAGAAGATGGTTAAGGTCGGATTATGGTGCACCCAAGATGAAGCATCGTGTCGACCGTCGATGAAAAAGGTTATCTTGATGCTAGAAGGGACGGTTAATATACCCGATCCTCCACTCCTTAGCTCCTTTGTTAGTTCTCCTTAG